One region of Jonesiaceae bacterium BS-20 genomic DNA includes:
- the trpB gene encoding tryptophan synthase subunit beta, whose amino-acid sequence MPGPFFGDFGGRYMPEALIKALDELTAIYEDAKADPTFAEELIRLHRDFSGRPSIITEVPKFAQHAGGVRVFLKREDLNHTGSHKINNVLGQALLTKRVGKKRVIAETGAGQHGVATATAAALFDLECVVYMGEEDTKRQALNVARMRLLGAEVVAVKTGSRTLKDAINEALRDWVTNVDTTNYVFGTAAGPHPFPAMVRDFQRIIGVEARQQMLDKIGRLPDIVVACVGGGSNAIGIFDAFVDDADVRLVGLEAGGHGMESGQHAATITGGAPGILHGAKSYLLQDEDGQTLESHSISAGLDYPGVGPQHSFLSSIGRAEYRPVTDAQAMDAFRLLSRTEGIIPAIESAHALAGAIQLGQEAQAAGKQDTVILVNLSGRGDKDVGTAATYFQLLDPSVDLSDEGAL is encoded by the coding sequence ATGCCTGGGCCGTTTTTCGGTGATTTTGGTGGACGGTATATGCCAGAGGCGCTCATAAAGGCGCTCGATGAGCTCACTGCGATTTACGAAGACGCTAAAGCTGATCCCACGTTCGCCGAGGAACTTATCCGGTTGCACCGGGACTTCTCCGGGCGTCCCTCGATCATCACCGAGGTTCCTAAGTTTGCGCAGCACGCCGGAGGTGTCCGGGTGTTCCTGAAACGCGAAGACTTGAACCACACCGGGTCTCACAAGATCAACAACGTGTTGGGCCAAGCTCTCTTGACTAAGCGCGTAGGTAAGAAGCGGGTTATCGCTGAGACCGGCGCGGGACAGCACGGAGTGGCCACCGCTACGGCTGCGGCACTGTTTGACCTCGAGTGCGTGGTCTACATGGGTGAGGAAGACACCAAACGTCAGGCCCTCAACGTGGCCCGCATGCGTTTGTTGGGTGCTGAGGTAGTCGCGGTCAAAACCGGTTCACGCACGCTTAAGGACGCCATCAACGAGGCACTGCGTGACTGGGTGACCAACGTGGACACCACCAACTATGTCTTTGGAACAGCAGCCGGTCCGCACCCGTTCCCTGCGATGGTCAGGGACTTCCAACGCATCATTGGCGTTGAGGCACGCCAGCAGATGCTCGACAAGATTGGTCGCCTGCCTGACATCGTGGTGGCATGTGTCGGTGGCGGTTCAAATGCGATCGGTATTTTCGACGCCTTTGTTGATGACGCCGATGTTCGGCTCGTTGGCCTTGAGGCCGGTGGCCACGGTATGGAGTCTGGTCAGCACGCTGCCACCATCACCGGCGGCGCCCCCGGTATTCTGCACGGCGCTAAGTCTTACCTCTTGCAGGACGAGGACGGTCAGACACTCGAGTCCCACTCGATCTCCGCGGGACTTGACTACCCGGGCGTTGGCCCTCAGCACTCGTTCCTGTCAAGCATTGGCCGGGCCGAGTATCGCCCGGTAACCGATGCCCAAGCGATGGACGCGTTCCGGCTGTTGTCCCGAACCGAAGGCATCATCCCCGCTATCGAGTCCGCCCACGCCTTGGCCGGAGCGATCCAACTGGGTCAAGAAGCCCAGGCCGCTGGAAAGCAAGACACCGTTATTTTGGTCAACTTGTCCGGTCGCGGTGATAAGGATGTAGGCACCGCAGCGACCTACTTCCAGTTACTTGACCCGTCAGTCGACCTTTCCGATGAAGGAGCCCTGTAA
- the trpC gene encoding indole-3-glycerol phosphate synthase TrpC — MTVLDDIIAGVREDLALREAATPLAELKEIAARQPGAKECLSRLRDPDSVGVIAEVKRSSPSKGALADIDDPAALAREYELGGASIISVLTEERRFKGSLADFKAVRAAVDIPLLRKDFVVTPYQVWEARAYGADLVLLIVAALEQTVLESLIERVHSLGMTALVEVHTLEEVERAVAAGAKLMGVNTRNLKDLSVDRDTFAKLAPHIPEGIVRVAESGVRGPHDVVEYVRAGADAVLVGEALVVGGNPRSAVADLVAAGSHPSLRALRH, encoded by the coding sequence ATGACTGTTCTTGATGACATCATTGCAGGTGTACGTGAGGATTTGGCGCTGCGGGAGGCTGCAACTCCGCTGGCCGAGCTCAAGGAAATTGCTGCCCGCCAGCCCGGTGCCAAAGAATGTTTGAGCCGCCTGCGTGACCCAGACAGCGTGGGTGTAATCGCCGAGGTCAAGCGATCTAGCCCGTCCAAGGGTGCCCTCGCCGACATCGACGACCCGGCCGCACTTGCGCGCGAATATGAACTTGGCGGCGCCAGTATTATCTCGGTCCTGACCGAGGAACGTCGCTTTAAGGGCAGCTTGGCGGACTTCAAGGCCGTACGCGCGGCCGTCGATATTCCGCTACTGCGTAAAGATTTCGTTGTTACCCCATACCAGGTGTGGGAAGCGCGGGCCTACGGTGCGGACCTCGTGCTCTTGATCGTGGCGGCACTCGAGCAGACGGTTCTGGAATCGCTGATCGAGCGCGTCCACTCTTTGGGTATGACCGCCCTCGTTGAGGTGCACACCTTGGAAGAGGTCGAGCGTGCCGTTGCTGCCGGGGCCAAGCTGATGGGCGTCAATACCCGTAACCTGAAGGACCTTTCCGTAGACCGCGACACGTTTGCCAAGCTGGCGCCACACATTCCAGAAGGAATTGTGCGGGTTGCCGAGTCCGGTGTACGTGGACCGCACGACGTTGTGGAATACGTGCGGGCCGGAGCGGACGCTGTACTGGTTGGTGAGGCACTCGTAGTTGGCGGGAACCCGCGTTCCGCGGTCGCTGACCTCGTTGCTGCAGGGTCACACCCTTCGCTGCGTGCACTGCGCCACTGA
- a CDS encoding HGxxPAAW family protein, which produces MSPPSNHGHTQAAWFLTIVCILGALIAGLGLPFNSTLMIVIGAVIAVIGLVGGVVMSATGRGQVYATKR; this is translated from the coding sequence ATGTCCCCACCAAGCAACCACGGTCACACCCAGGCCGCTTGGTTCTTGACCATCGTATGTATCCTTGGGGCGCTCATTGCGGGCCTAGGGCTACCTTTCAACAGCACCCTGATGATCGTTATCGGTGCCGTAATCGCTGTTATCGGCCTGGTCGGTGGCGTTGTTATGTCCGCGACCGGACGTGGACAGGTCTACGCAACCAAGCGTTAA
- a CDS encoding Trp biosynthesis-associated membrane protein, whose protein sequence is MTPTSSQPAAGQQAGATGRPVIVRRAAVLLFLVLAVVAVGLANITWFTSAQQTVTEQQITVSVTGHQGAPAITATALVSIAAALFLALSGRVAHWVAIAILALSGLLVAGSAVTLVLNPTSVLTSAVAEAIGVSAPFPQYATKPWGYATVVVGLAITAVAVLCALSVRNWPMATSKYERPTTQSGQGTQAASVTGQDLKTTSELAANQAASQGGGMLDERDAWDALSSGIDPTDGQEPDSPVGQ, encoded by the coding sequence ATGACTCCAACTTCAAGCCAACCGGCTGCTGGCCAGCAAGCCGGCGCAACGGGTCGCCCAGTCATTGTGCGACGCGCCGCGGTCCTGCTGTTTCTTGTGCTTGCCGTAGTAGCCGTGGGGCTGGCAAATATTACCTGGTTCACTTCCGCCCAGCAGACTGTCACGGAGCAGCAGATCACGGTTTCCGTGACGGGGCACCAAGGTGCCCCGGCGATCACGGCAACCGCCCTGGTTTCTATCGCTGCCGCATTGTTTCTGGCGCTATCTGGCCGGGTAGCGCACTGGGTAGCAATTGCCATCTTGGCGCTCAGTGGTCTTCTGGTGGCCGGTTCTGCGGTCACTCTGGTGCTCAATCCAACCTCCGTGCTTACTTCCGCGGTTGCGGAGGCAATCGGTGTTTCTGCACCATTTCCGCAGTACGCCACCAAGCCGTGGGGTTACGCCACGGTTGTGGTAGGACTGGCAATTACCGCGGTCGCGGTCTTATGCGCACTGAGCGTTCGCAATTGGCCCATGGCAACCTCTAAGTACGAGCGCCCAACCACCCAGTCCGGCCAAGGGACACAAGCGGCCTCGGTGACCGGTCAGGACCTAAAGACAACCTCAGAGTTAGCGGCAAATCAAGCAGCCAGTCAAGGAGGCGGAATGCTTGATGAACGCGATGCTTGGGATGCATTGTCTAGTGGCATAGATCCTACGGACGGGCAAGAACCCGACTCTCCAGTGGGGCAATAA
- a CDS encoding anthranilate synthase component I translates to MTPTNANTNFSWGTTWPTLEAFRDFAAKRRVVPVVRRLLLDDITPVGLYRILAAGRPNTFLMESAEIDGSWSRYSFIGVNTRATLSVSGDQAVWRGDVPVGIPTEGDPVTVLGQTLAALHTEDIAGLPPFTGGLVGAMGWDVIRHWEPSLVAKAPKEIDVPDVALCLASDIAVVDHVDGSVWLIANAINFDNTDQRVDGAYQDAVARLDSMEEALEQGLASGFGGVPRSQNPDAPAAEPSFRTTREQYSEMIAKGKQAITDGEVFQIVLSQRLDIDCTADPLDVYRVLRTVNPSPYMYYFELTDAADNRFAVVGSSPETLVKVQDRKVTTFPIAGSRPRGKTMAEDLQLAKEVREDPKEVSEHIMLVDLSRNDLVKVCEPDSVEVVQMMAIKRFSHIMHMCSTVIGTMQPEVTALDVFTAAFPAGTLSGAPKTRAITLIDELEQAARGIYGGTVGYFSFSGNMDMAIAIRTAVIKDGRASVQAGGGIVADSQEDPEYWETRNKAAAAVSAVVIANQLQARS, encoded by the coding sequence ATGACCCCCACCAACGCAAACACCAATTTCTCCTGGGGCACGACTTGGCCCACCCTTGAGGCCTTCCGTGATTTTGCCGCCAAACGCCGTGTGGTGCCCGTGGTGCGCCGGCTGCTCCTGGATGACATTACGCCCGTGGGTCTCTACCGAATTCTTGCCGCCGGGCGGCCTAATACATTTCTCATGGAGTCCGCTGAAATCGATGGCTCCTGGTCACGGTATTCCTTCATTGGAGTCAACACCCGTGCGACCTTGAGCGTCTCCGGCGACCAGGCGGTATGGCGCGGTGATGTTCCCGTGGGGATCCCTACCGAGGGTGACCCCGTCACAGTGTTGGGTCAGACCTTGGCGGCCTTGCACACCGAGGATATTGCTGGCTTGCCACCGTTCACCGGGGGGCTCGTTGGGGCCATGGGCTGGGATGTTATTCGGCACTGGGAACCTTCTTTGGTTGCCAAGGCACCAAAGGAAATCGATGTGCCGGACGTCGCCTTGTGTCTGGCGAGCGATATTGCGGTGGTCGACCACGTCGATGGCAGCGTATGGCTGATTGCTAACGCGATTAACTTTGATAACACCGATCAGCGAGTCGATGGTGCCTACCAAGATGCAGTAGCCCGACTTGACTCCATGGAAGAGGCATTAGAGCAGGGACTTGCCTCTGGGTTTGGGGGAGTGCCGCGAAGCCAAAACCCCGACGCCCCCGCAGCGGAGCCGAGTTTCCGGACCACTCGCGAGCAGTACTCGGAAATGATCGCCAAGGGCAAACAGGCCATCACAGACGGTGAAGTTTTTCAGATTGTGCTGTCCCAACGCCTTGACATTGACTGCACAGCCGATCCGTTGGATGTCTACCGGGTGCTACGCACGGTGAATCCGAGCCCGTATATGTACTACTTTGAACTTACCGATGCCGCAGATAACCGGTTTGCTGTCGTGGGTTCCAGCCCGGAGACGCTGGTAAAGGTCCAAGACCGCAAGGTCACCACGTTTCCAATCGCGGGGTCGCGTCCCCGTGGCAAGACCATGGCTGAGGACCTCCAGCTGGCTAAGGAAGTGCGTGAGGACCCCAAAGAGGTGTCCGAGCACATCATGCTGGTCGACCTGTCCCGCAACGACCTAGTGAAGGTCTGCGAACCGGATAGCGTCGAGGTTGTTCAGATGATGGCAATCAAGCGGTTCAGCCACATTATGCACATGTGCTCAACGGTGATTGGTACTATGCAGCCCGAGGTTACCGCTCTCGATGTCTTCACCGCAGCGTTCCCGGCGGGTACGCTCTCCGGTGCTCCTAAGACTCGCGCCATCACCCTCATTGATGAACTAGAACAAGCGGCGCGTGGAATCTACGGCGGTACCGTGGGGTACTTTAGCTTCTCCGGCAACATGGACATGGCAATTGCCATCCGCACAGCTGTAATTAAGGATGGCCGCGCGAGTGTCCAAGCCGGTGGCGGAATCGTGGCTGACTCTCAGGAGGACCCCGAGTATTGGGAGACTCGCAATAAGGCAGCTGCGGCGGTTTCCGCCGTGGTGATCGCTAATCAGTTGCAGGCGCGCTCATGA
- the hisI gene encoding phosphoribosyl-AMP cyclohydrolase, producing MSESTSAQRPTNPAVAVALDPAIADRLKRDPAGLVAAIVQQFDTNEVLMLGWMDDEALRRTLTEGRVTYYSRSRQEYWRKGDTSGHVQYVKRVQIDCDADALLITVDQIGAACHTGTHTCFEAGGDLPVVSFSENLAEATEVEGEN from the coding sequence GTGTCAGAATCAACCAGCGCCCAGCGCCCCACTAACCCCGCAGTTGCCGTTGCGCTAGACCCTGCTATTGCCGACCGTCTGAAACGAGACCCCGCGGGTTTGGTAGCTGCAATAGTCCAACAGTTTGATACCAACGAGGTGCTCATGCTGGGTTGGATGGATGATGAGGCACTGCGTCGTACGTTGACCGAGGGGCGGGTTACTTACTATTCGCGGTCGCGGCAGGAATACTGGCGTAAGGGAGATACTTCCGGACACGTGCAGTACGTCAAGCGGGTCCAAATCGATTGTGACGCTGACGCCCTGTTGATCACGGTCGACCAGATAGGCGCGGCTTGCCACACCGGCACCCATACCTGCTTTGAAGCTGGTGGAGACCTGCCGGTTGTGAGTTTTTCTGAGAATCTTGCTGAGGCAACCGAAGTAGAAGGTGAGAACTAA
- a CDS encoding ABC transporter ATP-binding protein, which translates to MTTNNGNIDSTTPEAKITALTANTPSKQTAAGTAVTTEPLTAAAQDASNIASASDLGVFATLRRGVQVTPQLVRGMWLTLVLAIIAAAGKISVPIAVQSAIDSGILAGGEIDTARVAVVCAVAFAAVVIAGVCTSIMNVRLFKSAEDGLASLRQQAFSHIHRLTVLTQNTERRGSLVSRVTSDVDTVSLFVQWGGIMLLTSLLQIAAATLVMFFYSWQLALLVWLVFIPFVLLLQPFQRRVNKAYTVVRARMGTLLGAVSEAIVGAPTIAAYGVGPAMESRVNTAVRAHQRAAVRAMKNVAFTFSAGVFAANLVLVAVVIAGAYLGVGGQVTPGKLIAFLFLVQLFTGPVQMATEVLNEMQNAVAGWRRVLAILETPVDVVSPQLSPVTIPSGPAQLEVRGLNFSYPQAPRVLKDISLTIAAGQRVAVVGETGSGKTTLAKLAARFVDPDSGQILLDGVDLKDHSEQDLRRRVLLVPQEGFLFDDTLAGNIAYGQGHNLSELERNALVQRAIVALSLEDWVAGFPLGIHSPVGQRGGLLSAGERQLVALARAYVTKADLLVMDEVTSAVDPATEVAIARALDSLMVGKSTITIAHRLSTAAASDQVIVLDHGRVVEHGPHGELLAQGGRYSRMFEAWLSQTAQEQRGSHQ; encoded by the coding sequence ATGACCACTAATAACGGGAACATTGACAGCACCACACCCGAGGCCAAAATTACTGCCTTGACGGCCAACACTCCAAGCAAGCAGACCGCTGCGGGCACTGCCGTAACTACCGAGCCACTGACCGCAGCCGCTCAAGACGCTTCGAATATTGCATCCGCCTCCGACTTAGGCGTTTTTGCGACGCTGCGCCGGGGCGTGCAGGTGACTCCCCAGCTGGTCCGCGGTATGTGGTTGACTCTGGTGCTGGCGATTATTGCCGCGGCAGGGAAGATCTCGGTTCCTATTGCCGTACAGTCCGCAATTGACTCGGGAATCCTGGCGGGAGGTGAAATCGATACCGCTCGGGTTGCGGTTGTGTGCGCCGTGGCCTTTGCCGCGGTCGTGATCGCTGGTGTGTGCACGAGCATCATGAACGTGCGGCTCTTCAAGTCCGCGGAAGACGGGCTCGCTAGTTTGCGGCAGCAAGCATTTTCCCACATTCACCGGTTGACCGTGCTCACGCAAAATACCGAGCGGCGCGGTTCCTTGGTGTCGCGGGTGACCTCCGATGTTGACACGGTTTCACTGTTTGTTCAGTGGGGCGGCATCATGCTGCTGACCTCACTGTTGCAAATTGCGGCCGCGACCCTTGTGATGTTCTTCTATTCTTGGCAATTGGCATTGCTGGTATGGCTCGTGTTCATCCCTTTTGTGCTGCTATTGCAGCCGTTCCAACGGCGAGTAAACAAAGCTTATACGGTCGTGCGGGCCCGCATGGGAACGCTGCTGGGCGCGGTCTCCGAGGCCATTGTCGGTGCCCCAACGATCGCCGCGTACGGGGTGGGGCCAGCCATGGAGAGCAGGGTCAACACCGCCGTAAGGGCGCACCAACGCGCAGCCGTGCGGGCCATGAAGAACGTGGCGTTCACCTTCTCCGCCGGTGTGTTTGCCGCAAATCTAGTGCTCGTAGCCGTTGTCATTGCCGGGGCGTACCTTGGCGTGGGTGGGCAGGTCACCCCTGGCAAACTCATCGCGTTCTTATTTTTGGTTCAACTGTTTACCGGTCCGGTACAGATGGCCACCGAAGTCTTGAATGAGATGCAGAATGCGGTTGCCGGATGGCGCCGAGTTCTAGCTATTTTGGAAACCCCGGTTGATGTGGTCAGCCCGCAACTTTCCCCGGTGACAATCCCTAGTGGGCCGGCCCAACTCGAAGTGCGGGGCCTGAACTTTTCCTACCCGCAGGCTCCTCGCGTACTTAAAGACATCAGCCTGACAATCGCCGCCGGTCAACGCGTGGCGGTTGTTGGTGAGACCGGTTCGGGCAAGACCACCCTGGCTAAGCTGGCCGCGCGTTTTGTTGACCCGGACAGCGGCCAAATATTGCTTGATGGGGTTGACCTCAAAGACCACAGTGAACAGGATTTACGCCGCCGGGTGTTGTTAGTGCCTCAAGAGGGTTTCTTGTTTGATGACACGTTGGCAGGCAATATCGCCTACGGTCAGGGACACAACCTATCTGAGTTGGAACGCAATGCGCTCGTCCAGCGCGCAATTGTGGCGCTGTCGCTTGAGGACTGGGTGGCCGGATTTCCGCTGGGGATACATTCTCCCGTGGGCCAGCGCGGAGGGCTCCTCTCAGCCGGTGAACGTCAACTTGTTGCCCTTGCAAGGGCGTACGTGACCAAGGCTGACCTCTTGGTCATGGATGAGGTGACTTCGGCTGTTGACCCGGCCACCGAGGTAGCTATTGCGCGAGCCCTGGATTCCTTGATGGTTGGAAAAAGCACCATTACGATTGCGCATCGCCTATCTACTGCGGCCGCAAGTGACCAGGTGATTGTTTTGGACCATGGCCGCGTAGTTGAACATGGACCGCATGGCGAACTACTTGCGCAGGGCGGTCGGTACAGCCGTATGTTTGAAGCCTGGCTGTCCCAAACTGCCCAGGAGCAGCGCGGGTCCCACCAGTAG
- a CDS encoding ABC transporter ATP-binding protein produces the protein MTKKATLYGLPGGQIVKSVVLMARGIRHEKAIYVLAIGASALFGGLTVLLSRVLGWLTDSTLLPILAGTKPAAAVWAGAGVLFAVVVALALSIAGRRIFAAMGVFALQARHREVLSAKLVELPPQWHRQYSTGRLLSNVSSDAEAATAVYNPLPYALGVVIMLGISAYALFSVDVWLAWAAMAIIPLMIAANVVFQKYMTPAVTRAQELRGEVAEVAHESFEGATLVKAMATADTEQDRFTAKTQELRHANVRVGVVRAMFDPIIEALPNVGSLAVLLVGVFRAAQGHLGPGDIVGAAYLLSLLAVPVRSFGWVLADLPRSVIGFDRVATVADTQNTIVPGQEAELVPHTGPLGVQFDKVAYAVVEDDAEIEILRDVSFNVAPGQVVALMGKTGSGKTTAVSLLARLLDPTSGAVTVGDQDVKVLSRAALSRDVVMVAQSAFIFDDSVRANITLESPGVTPSQFSDAQVWQALELAQIANHVRGLEGQLEAKLGEAGSNLSGGQRQRLAIARALVRSPRLLILDDATSALDPEVEQAILGGLRSILDTTVIMVAYRAASAKMADQVVFLSDGEIVAAGTHEQLLKTSAQYAELALAYERQTSDRELAERERAQEDA, from the coding sequence CAAGTCCGTGGTGCTGATGGCGCGTGGGATTCGCCACGAAAAAGCCATCTACGTCCTTGCCATTGGGGCCTCCGCGCTCTTTGGTGGCCTGACCGTATTGCTGTCTCGGGTGTTGGGGTGGTTGACGGACTCAACGCTGTTGCCAATCTTGGCCGGAACTAAACCGGCCGCCGCCGTCTGGGCGGGGGCCGGCGTCCTGTTCGCTGTCGTGGTTGCGCTAGCGCTGTCAATTGCGGGCCGCAGAATCTTCGCAGCGATGGGAGTGTTCGCGCTGCAAGCACGGCATCGGGAAGTCTTAAGCGCCAAACTCGTGGAACTGCCCCCGCAGTGGCACCGCCAATATTCCACCGGACGCTTGCTGTCCAACGTGAGCTCGGATGCGGAAGCCGCAACGGCGGTCTATAACCCCTTGCCGTACGCGCTGGGCGTGGTGATTATGCTGGGCATTTCCGCCTACGCGCTCTTCTCCGTAGACGTGTGGTTGGCCTGGGCGGCAATGGCGATTATCCCGTTGATGATCGCTGCCAACGTGGTATTTCAGAAATACATGACCCCGGCAGTGACCCGGGCCCAAGAGCTTCGTGGTGAGGTAGCTGAGGTCGCCCACGAGAGTTTTGAGGGCGCCACCCTGGTGAAGGCCATGGCCACGGCGGATACCGAGCAGGATCGGTTTACTGCCAAGACTCAAGAGTTACGGCATGCAAACGTGCGCGTGGGCGTAGTGCGCGCCATGTTCGATCCAATCATTGAGGCGCTGCCCAATGTTGGCTCCCTAGCCGTGCTGCTCGTCGGTGTGTTCCGGGCAGCCCAAGGCCATTTGGGACCGGGTGACATTGTGGGCGCAGCTTACCTGCTGTCACTGTTAGCGGTTCCGGTGCGCTCGTTTGGTTGGGTTCTTGCCGACCTTCCGCGTTCGGTGATCGGTTTTGACCGAGTTGCCACGGTCGCAGACACGCAAAACACTATCGTTCCCGGTCAGGAAGCGGAATTGGTTCCGCACACCGGCCCGCTCGGGGTGCAATTCGACAAGGTCGCATATGCGGTGGTCGAAGATGACGCTGAGATTGAGATCTTGCGCGACGTAAGCTTCAATGTCGCGCCGGGCCAGGTGGTCGCCCTCATGGGCAAAACAGGCTCGGGCAAGACTACAGCGGTTTCATTGCTTGCTCGATTACTCGATCCTACGAGTGGGGCCGTGACCGTTGGTGACCAAGACGTCAAGGTACTGTCGCGGGCGGCGCTGAGTAGGGACGTGGTGATGGTTGCGCAATCCGCATTCATTTTCGATGATTCGGTGCGAGCCAATATCACCCTGGAAAGTCCCGGTGTTACTCCTTCACAATTTTCCGATGCCCAAGTCTGGCAGGCCCTCGAACTCGCGCAAATTGCGAACCATGTTCGCGGCCTCGAAGGTCAGCTTGAGGCTAAGTTGGGGGAGGCCGGGTCAAACCTGTCCGGTGGGCAACGCCAGCGGCTGGCAATTGCACGCGCGCTCGTCCGCAGTCCAAGGTTGTTGATTTTAGATGATGCTACTTCGGCACTAGACCCGGAAGTTGAGCAAGCTATTTTGGGTGGTCTGCGTTCCATCTTGGACACGACCGTCATTATGGTTGCGTACCGGGCAGCGAGTGCCAAGATGGCTGATCAAGTGGTGTTCTTAAGCGACGGGGAAATTGTTGCAGCCGGTACCCACGAGCAGTTGCTGAAAACTAGCGCCCAGTATGCCGAGCTTGCCCTTGCGTACGAGCGGCAAACTAGTGACCGGGAACTAGCCGAGCGTGAGCGCGCTCAAGAGGATGCCTGA